In Halopelagius longus, a genomic segment contains:
- a CDS encoding ABC transporter ATP-binding protein — protein sequence MATIDITNLRKEFGDDGNRIVAVEDLDLTIEDGEFIVFVGPSGCGKTTTLRCIAGLEDVTDGRIEFDEHDVTDQRARERNVAMVFQNYALYPHMTVRKNIGFPLRLSTKQSSDEIDRQVEDVAELLGIEELLDDKPKELSGGQQQRVALGRAIIRDPEVFLMDEPLSNLDAKLRSVMRTELQELQQELGVTTAYVTHDQVEAMAMGDRIAILDEGKLQQVGTANEVYRSPANEFVAGFIGSPSINLFTAEVNGDTLVGPGGFTYTLEDGSPVADRDRVRVGVRPEDMDPVSNGCMPSEVTVVEHMGNENFLYAEMGDVALTARVESEIRPEEGTVVSFDFAEEDLYLFDADTQEALKTKTSETEVDYDQYVTRNSV from the coding sequence ATGGCAACGATAGATATCACGAACCTTCGCAAGGAGTTCGGCGACGACGGCAACCGGATAGTCGCGGTCGAGGACCTCGACCTCACGATCGAGGACGGAGAGTTCATCGTCTTCGTCGGCCCCTCGGGGTGCGGGAAGACGACGACGCTCCGCTGTATCGCCGGACTCGAAGACGTCACCGACGGTCGAATCGAGTTCGACGAACACGACGTGACGGACCAACGCGCGCGCGAACGGAACGTCGCCATGGTGTTCCAGAACTACGCGCTGTACCCGCACATGACCGTGCGGAAGAACATCGGCTTCCCCCTCAGACTCTCGACGAAACAGTCGAGCGACGAGATAGACCGGCAGGTCGAGGACGTCGCCGAGTTGCTCGGCATCGAGGAGTTGCTGGACGACAAACCGAAGGAGCTCTCCGGCGGGCAACAGCAACGGGTGGCGCTCGGCCGCGCCATCATCCGCGACCCGGAGGTGTTCCTGATGGACGAACCCCTCTCGAACCTCGACGCCAAGCTTCGGTCCGTGATGCGGACCGAACTCCAAGAGCTCCAGCAGGAACTCGGCGTCACCACGGCGTACGTGACCCACGACCAAGTGGAGGCGATGGCGATGGGCGACCGAATCGCCATCCTCGACGAGGGGAAACTCCAGCAGGTCGGCACCGCGAACGAGGTGTACCGCTCGCCGGCCAACGAGTTCGTCGCCGGGTTCATCGGGAGTCCCAGCATCAACCTGTTCACCGCAGAAGTGAACGGCGACACCCTCGTCGGACCCGGCGGGTTCACGTACACGCTCGAAGACGGGTCGCCGGTCGCAGACAGAGACCGAGTGCGCGTCGGCGTCCGCCCCGAGGACATGGACCCCGTCTCGAACGGGTGCATGCCCAGCGAGGTGACCGTCGTCGAACACATGGGCAACGAGAACTTCCTCTACGCCGAGATGGGCGACGTGGCCCTGACCGCTCGCGTCGAAAGCGAGATACGCCCCGAGGAGGGGACGGTGGTCAGCTTCGACTTCGCGGAGGAGGACCTCTACCTGTTCGACGCGGACACGCAGGAGGCGCTCAAGACGAAGACGAGCGAAACCGAGGTGGACTACGACCAGTACGTCACGCGCAACAGCGTCTGA
- a CDS encoding carbohydrate ABC transporter permease: MRQETKREALWKFGGYIFLLTITALVMIPIYWMIVAATIPQSEFFSWPPRLLPGIHYLENFRALQENVDFVRSIGNSLIISVSYTALSLVLCSMAGFAFAKYDFKFKEPLFYFILATLVLPIQLLIIPLFLLMTQLGWTNSYLAVILPWAANPLGIFLMRQNMKAIPDALLESARMDGATEFQLYYKIALPTMLPSLAALAIILFLNQWQAFLYPLVILQEEEMFTIPLALAQLVGQQRVYFDQVMVATSLGIIPIFLTFIFLQQYFIKGILSGSVKQ; this comes from the coding sequence ATGCGGCAAGAAACCAAGAGAGAGGCGCTGTGGAAGTTCGGAGGTTACATCTTCCTGTTGACTATCACGGCGCTCGTGATGATACCCATCTACTGGATGATCGTGGCGGCGACGATTCCGCAGTCGGAGTTCTTCTCGTGGCCGCCCCGCCTCCTTCCGGGGATCCACTACCTCGAAAACTTCCGCGCGTTGCAGGAGAACGTAGACTTCGTTCGGAGCATCGGCAACAGCCTCATCATCTCCGTCTCGTACACGGCGCTGTCGCTCGTCCTCTGTTCGATGGCGGGCTTCGCCTTCGCGAAGTACGACTTCAAGTTCAAAGAGCCGCTGTTCTACTTCATACTGGCGACGCTCGTCCTCCCGATTCAGTTGCTCATCATCCCGCTGTTCCTGTTGATGACGCAACTCGGGTGGACGAACTCGTACCTCGCGGTGATTCTCCCGTGGGCGGCGAACCCGCTGGGAATCTTCCTGATGCGGCAGAACATGAAAGCCATCCCCGACGCGTTGCTCGAATCGGCGCGGATGGACGGCGCGACGGAGTTCCAACTGTACTACAAGATAGCGCTGCCGACGATGCTTCCGTCGTTGGCGGCGCTCGCGATCATCCTCTTTCTCAACCAGTGGCAGGCGTTCCTCTACCCGCTCGTCATCCTCCAGGAGGAGGAGATGTTCACCATCCCCCTCGCGTTGGCGCAACTCGTGGGGCAACAGCGGGTGTACTTCGACCAAGTGATGGTTGCCACCTCGCTGGGGATCATCCCCATCTTCCTGACGTTCATCTTCCTGCAGCAGTACTTCATCAAGGGAATCCTCTCGGGCTCGGTCAAACAATAG
- a CDS encoding carbohydrate ABC transporter permease, which produces MVLNAIQSRVRSSGAYRRLADQFRYRRQRVSDVVPRIPALPYLYISPFFVLFGIFLLFPTAYTLYLSFFEYLGSSNAVLLTVDLGVLQIAIPQIAELEFVGLSHYERLLFQDSLFHKSLFNTSFIFLIQVPLMVVLGLATALVLDAKFIRAKGLFRTLIALPVATGLVAYSTIFLLLFNGDVGLVNYVLQSLGADAIPWLGDAWWARITLVIAVTWRWLGYNMIILLAGLQTVPEQLYEAAEVDGATRWQKFRYVTLPQLRPVLLFVVVSSTIGTFQIFAEPFVITGGGPSNATITMVQYIYRQAFLQLNLGYASAVSVALVVLVSIMSIIQIQYGGTE; this is translated from the coding sequence ATGGTACTGAACGCGATTCAATCGAGAGTTCGCTCGTCGGGCGCGTACCGGCGGCTCGCCGACCAGTTCCGGTACCGTCGCCAGCGCGTCTCCGACGTCGTTCCGCGGATACCGGCCCTTCCGTACCTGTACATCTCGCCGTTCTTCGTCCTGTTCGGGATATTCCTGCTGTTCCCGACGGCGTACACGCTGTACCTCTCGTTCTTCGAGTACCTCGGGTCGTCGAACGCGGTGCTCTTGACCGTCGACTTGGGGGTACTCCAGATAGCGATACCGCAGATAGCCGAGTTGGAGTTCGTCGGACTCAGCCACTACGAGCGGCTGTTGTTCCAAGACTCGCTGTTCCACAAGTCCCTGTTCAACACCTCGTTCATCTTCTTAATCCAAGTGCCGTTGATGGTCGTACTCGGCCTCGCGACGGCGCTCGTGCTCGACGCGAAGTTCATCAGAGCGAAGGGGCTGTTCCGGACGCTCATCGCCCTGCCGGTGGCGACGGGCTTGGTCGCGTACTCCACCATCTTCCTGTTGCTGTTCAACGGCGACGTCGGGTTGGTGAACTACGTCCTCCAGAGCCTCGGCGCCGACGCGATTCCGTGGCTGGGCGACGCGTGGTGGGCGCGAATCACGCTCGTCATCGCCGTGACCTGGCGCTGGCTCGGGTACAACATGATCATCCTGCTGGCCGGCCTCCAGACGGTCCCCGAACAGCTGTACGAAGCGGCCGAAGTCGACGGCGCGACGCGGTGGCAGAAGTTCCGCTACGTGACGCTCCCGCAGCTTCGGCCGGTGCTTCTGTTCGTGGTCGTCTCCTCGACCATCGGGACGTTCCAGATATTCGCGGAACCGTTCGTCATCACCGGCGGCGGCCCGTCCAACGCGACGATCACGATGGTACAGTACATCTACAGGCAGGCGTTCCTCCAACTGAACCTCGGATACGCGAGCGCTGTCTCGGTCGCGCTCGTCGTCCTCGTGAGCATCATGTCGATAATACAGATCCAGTACGGAGGCACCGAATAA